CAACCTCCCAGAGAGTTACTTTGAGACACTCGCAACAGCATTCGCGGAACATCAACCTCTCGCGGATGTCGTCGACGAGATCGTTATCGAGGCCACAGAGAACGTCCGCGAGGACTGAGCGCGTACTGGTTACCGACGCTAGCGGTGTTAGCCTTGTGTGATGCTGATGAAGTCGAGGACGAACTCTTGTGGCAAGAGTCCACCGTGATAGAACCGTGCGTCACCGAGCCCCTGCTTTTTGAACCGCTTGAGTGGGTTCGCAAGGACGCTGACGTTGGCGTCGAGATACCCCAGCCGGGTACTGGAGTCGAGTAGCACGCCGGGAGAGTCCTCGTCCACATCCTCACCGGCAATCCATCGCCGGCCGGAGTCGGACGTTTCCATCGGCCGCGAAATCTTCTCCGGCGACGCATTGTCCGGGAGCAGGACGAACCCGTGATCAGTCAGCACGTAGGCCTGATCCCACTCTCCCTGTTCGAGTTTCGTGCCGATGAACTCTGCGAGCGAGTCGACGCGTCGGGCGAGCATCGCCTCGAGGTCGCTGAGTTCCTTCTCACCGATGTCGTCGATGTCGTTCTTGAAGTAGGCGACACGCGTCGACTGCCAGCCGTCGTCCTCTTCGCGAGTGACTGTCCAGCCGTCGCCGTTCAACAGCGACTCGCGGCGGTTGGTCGTCACGCGACGGTTGTTTCGGAGGGGCTGTAACTCGCCATCGACCAGCGAGACATCGAACATCTGGATCTCTCCCGGTGTGAGCGCAGCCTTCCCGAACTCAGTCTCCGAGGGAAGCGTTCCGAGCCAGACGTCTTCATCGACGGCGAACTCGGGTGCGTCGGTCGGGAGCGTCGCCACGTAGTCGCGCAACTCGTCCGCGAGTCGGCGGGCAAGATCGAGTCGGAGCGCGTCGATGACGAACAGTGCGACCGTCTGACCGCTCTCGAGACCTGCCGACTCCTTGGTGAAGAACTGGTAAGAGTGATCCTCGTCGACGAACGGAGCGCCAGCCTCGACGGTTTCGGTGACGAGATCGCCGAGGTCTTCGAGATACTCGATGTATTCCGACTGGAGCCGTGTGCGGAGATCGTCGAGCGCAGCGGTCGCGGGGTGATCGTCGGGAAGGTTGGACTCGGGTTCGCCGGCGACGACGAGGTTGAGTACCGCGTTGTCGATCTGCCACGTGCCGTCGTCCGGATCGGCGTACAACGAAACGACATCGTCGGTGGCGCTCTCGTCCCACGTTTCGAGCTGGTGCGCGAGTCGAGCGATGTCCGCGGCCTGTTCCCACGTTCGCGTCCACGGGCTGTCCGGGCCGTAGGCTCCTCGGTAGGTGCCGCGAAAGTCCTCGCTCCCGAGGAGGGCGTCATACCGCTCCTCGGCGCGCGTGAGGCACTCTTCGTAGTTGCCAGCATCGAAGGATGCGTTCCACTCCTCCCAGAGACGACGTTCGAGCGCACCGTCGACGATACAGTCTGCGAGTTCCCATGGGTCGTCGACATCCGCGATCACGTCGGGCCATATCGCCTCGCCGAGGTAGCGGTCGGCGAGAAGGTCAGACGAGGTGGTGTTGTTCAACAGTGACTTGAGTTCGGGGAGGTCGTGAGCGCCGGCCGTTTCGGCTCGGAACTCGATTGGGAAGCGTTCGGCGTCGGCGCCAGCGTGGATCAGCCACTCGGCGACGGCCCACCGATGCGTCGCCGCGACGATCCCCACTGGTTCGTCTTCGTTGGCGACGGCGTTGACGCCCTCGCTGGTGAGCAAGTCCTGCATCTGCTCGATAGTGTTGGGTCTGTCGTTGATGTCACCCCAGCCGTTCTCCAGCACGAACGCGACCGGGTCAGTGTAGCCGCCAGTGACGATCTGCGTGCGGAGCTGTTCAAGCGTCGGGAGCTGTCCGCCAGTGAGTTGGTCGTGGAGAATCCGTACGATCTCACGGCGCTTTTCGGGATCATCCGCCTGTGTTGCGGTTTTCAGCTCCCACGCATCGAGTTGCCCACGCCCAAACGCGTGGACGGTGAGGTCTTCGATGCTCATCTCCACCTCGCCGCCTGTGTGTTCGATGTCGCGGAACCAGTCGTAGTCTCCCTCGGCGTCTTCGGGTTCCTTGACGTGCGGGACGTACCAGACCTGTTCGCCGCCGACTGGATCGGCACGGAGTTCCAGCGGCGTTTCCTCAGCGACCTTCAAGTGAACGCCGAGTTCGTCGCAGGCCTGCTCGATGATGTCCTCGAGGTAGTTCCCGTCGTCCCACCAGAGAACGATCGGGTCGGACGACTCGGCGCGGTCGAACTCGCTTCGGATTGTGTCTTTCGCGGCGTCGGGGAGGGTCTGCTTCGCTTGCATAGATCAGAGCACCTTGTCCTCGACTACCTCCGGAACGATGTCCTTCTCCGCGAGCGGCGTGATGTTGATCGCGACGCCGTGCTTGTGGACAGGCTGGTAACCGGCTGTCGTGATCTCCGATAGCGCACGATCCGACCAGTCCGAGGGAATCTGCTTATCCACCGTCTGACAGCGGTCATCGATCTCCTCAGCGAGCGCCTTGAACTCCGCTAGCGGTGGTAACTCGTCCACGACGTCGACGTCTTCATCATCCGCAATCTGTTGGAGGTACTCGTCGTCGATGACTGACGCGTCGTCCACTCCAGTTGCGAGTGAGGCAAGCATCCATTCCTCATCAGTCAGATTCTCAAAGGGCACCCCGTCTTCGTTCAAGAGGTCAGCACCCTCGCGCTCGAAGTAGTATGTCATGAAAAGGATGCCTGTACTGGAGTAGTGATCCGTGCCCTTGAGTCGCCAGTTGAAGTAGTCGAAGAGGTCGGCGAGATGGGCTTCGACGGGTTCGTCGCTTGGCTTGGCGTACTCCTCGCAGGCGTGTTCGAGTTCGTTGAGCGCACCCAACCACTCGTTGCGCCATTCGTCGATGGCATCCCAGAAGTTGTCCGAGAAGGTGTCTTGGAACCACTCTTCACCATTACGCTCTCGAAGTTCGGTGAGCGTCTCGATGCGATCGGCTGTCTCCTCGCGGAACGTGGCCACCTTCGGTGCGAGTTCTTCGACGAGTCCACGGTCATCCTCGTCGAAGTCGCGCTCGCTCGTGCTGCCGAGTTCCTGCATCACTTCTTCGAGTTCGGCGATCTGTTCGAGGGCGCTGGAGCAGAACTCGAACTCCTCAGTGGCTTCGGCCCGCTCGCTGGTCGAGAGCGACTCGTCGTTTTGCCGTCGGTTCGCAGCCGATCGGCGCTCGCGGAGTTCGGCCTTCCGCGGCTCAAGGTACTTGTTGCTCAGTCGGTCGAAGAGGCCGGCATCAAGCTGGTGGAAGTCGACAAAGCACGCGAACCCTTCCCCCTTTGCATCGGCAAGAAGGCGTTTCGTACTGATCTTCCAGAGAACCGGTGTATGCTCCATCGTGTCGACATGGTATTCAAACAGGTCATCATTGATGAACGAACGGAGATTTGGATAGTTCTCCTCGGCGGCAGTCTCAGTACCGAGCATCTCGTCGACCTCAACAAGTCGATCTTCCGCATATTCGCCATATGTATTCTGGAACTGTGTAACGATATGTTCAAGCAGGGTTTTTTCCCCGTTTGTACTCTCGATTGGAACGATCCCGTCGTTTACCTCCTGAAGAACCTTTAATGCAAAGTGATGTACAAGCTGCTTTACCTTCTCATCGGCATGCTCTGGCACCCCAGTAATAGTATTGGGGTCAGCTACCTCTCGATCCTCGGGATCTTCTGCTGTTCGGAGGAAAATTTCAGTGTAGATGTCATCACGAGTTTCCTCAGAGATGCCAAGTTCATTATAGATGGTATTATCTATCTGGTCTGCGAGATTTTCAAGACGATGGCGGCGTTTGAGGTCTCGCTTTTCGCTTTCACGAACAAGATCTGAAATCGATTGATCGTAGGAAAGAGATGGTGTGTCTACATCTAATAGACTAGTTATCTCATCTATGTGCGGGTGCTGATAGAGGAATTCGCGATCAGAGCTTGGGAGAAGATCAGGGCCGCGATAGAACGGACTAGTAGGGTCGTTTGACCTTTGTTGGATCTTGATTTTATACTGTTCTTTAGATAGATCTTCTAACCCTTCCAATTCATCTACTTTATCAGGCCATGGTAAACTCCCTATATCTCCAGCGTTCCATGTCCGTTCTGTTGTTTGCGACAGCATCAAGCAGTGATACAAATTCGAATTTATTACGGCCATTAGTTTCCAGAGAGACATCTCCTCCAAGGGGAATAACATGAAACCTACGTTACTAAACAATCCGCCCGGGAAGTATCCGAACCGACGGCCCGTTCTTTTTATATAATTCCAAGTGAGGCCCGGTTTCCCGTACATTTCCTCATTACGGGTTCTGATACTTTTTCCAGAACGTTTCAGTATTGTTCCATTCTCTCCCCATTCAACAGTCTCGACCACTTTGGGAGTTAACCAAACGTTTTCTCCTCCCTTCGAAATCGGTATATAGGTTCTGAAGTCCTCAACCTCCCAGTGGAAGCGAGAAAATCTCGCGTCATTCGATGTCTGCAGTCCCGGAATTGCGGTGCAAATTGAGGTTCCATCGATACCTGCTTGTTTAGCATCAATCTTTGATTCAGTTTTATGGAGATTACGGACTTCTCGAGGAATTGAATAGCAAATTGGGTTTCGAGGGACGATCGAAAATTCATCCAGATCAACATTGAAAATACGCTTCACGCTCCCCTCGGTCTCGGATAATATCTCTAGGAATTTCTCCTCTTTTTCTTTCGGTTCTATATCATGAAGCCGAAGGAACGTCCCATCTCGATCTGAAGAGGATGTGCCAGTTTGGATGACAGTCCCTACAGTACCTACTGTGGCATTGTCAAGAATCCCATAACCAAATTCAGCTAAGAAATCAAACTCCCCCTTTTCCCCAATGAAATCCTCCCTAAAGTCGCGAAATCTTTGTCGAAACATAAAGCTCCAAGGAACTAACATCCCGATTCTTCCGTTTTGCTTTGTGATTCCGTCACAGACTTCGAAGAAGTTCAGATAATACTCAGCAGTATATTCATATCGCGTCTCTACATAGTCCTGTACTACATCAGGCATTCTATTCTTTGATCCATATGGTGGATTCATTAGTGATACATCATAATCAAGGGATAGAATTTCCAACAATCTAATGAAGCTTTTGAGATCTTGAGCTAAGAAGGAATCTTCTTCCTGATACTCAGATATTGAATCTTGGAGGGATTGGAGAAAATCAGACAAAGAATGATCAATATCAAACGATTCGTTCAATGTGAGTTGTTTCCCCCCTTCAAATTGTTCTGCGAGAGTTCCACGTACATCAAGGAGGCTACCTAAACCATGTATATCCTCGAAAGCTTCCAAAACAGTATGTAGTGCTTCACGCACCTTTGGCTGTTCTCCAGCCACATCTTCAAAGACCTCTTCCGCAGACTCAATATCCGCAATCTTAGAGTCGGCACAAACAATTCCCATTTGAGGGACTTGAAAATTGTCCTTACCTTCTGCTTCAGAACGTGTACGAGCCTTCAAATAAAGGCTAAATGAGGTAAGTTGACATGCGCGAAGATCTAAGTCAACTCCATAGAGGTTATATCGGAGGATTTTCTCCGGTATCTTCGAAAAGTCCATTTCTGGCCGTTCCGTTCGCCATATCCGCTCCAAAATATCAAATGCATAGAGAAGAAAGTGACCGCTCCCACAGGCCGGGTCAATAACACGGATGTCTTTTGGGCTGTCGAACTCCGGGGGTTCGCCTTCTTCTTCAGACGGAACGAGATAGGTGCAGAAATCGGCTATGTTCGGGGATTCGTCG
This Natrinema sp. HArc-T2 DNA region includes the following protein-coding sequences:
- the pglZ gene encoding BREX-5 system phosphatase PglZ; protein product: MQAKQTLPDAAKDTIRSEFDRAESSDPIVLWWDDGNYLEDIIEQACDELGVHLKVAEETPLELRADPVGGEQVWYVPHVKEPEDAEGDYDWFRDIEHTGGEVEMSIEDLTVHAFGRGQLDAWELKTATQADDPEKRREIVRILHDQLTGGQLPTLEQLRTQIVTGGYTDPVAFVLENGWGDINDRPNTIEQMQDLLTSEGVNAVANEDEPVGIVAATHRWAVAEWLIHAGADAERFPIEFRAETAGAHDLPELKSLLNNTTSSDLLADRYLGEAIWPDVIADVDDPWELADCIVDGALERRLWEEWNASFDAGNYEECLTRAEERYDALLGSEDFRGTYRGAYGPDSPWTRTWEQAADIARLAHQLETWDESATDDVVSLYADPDDGTWQIDNAVLNLVVAGEPESNLPDDHPATAALDDLRTRLQSEYIEYLEDLGDLVTETVEAGAPFVDEDHSYQFFTKESAGLESGQTVALFVIDALRLDLARRLADELRDYVATLPTDAPEFAVDEDVWLGTLPSETEFGKAALTPGEIQMFDVSLVDGELQPLRNNRRVTTNRRESLLNGDGWTVTREEDDGWQSTRVAYFKNDIDDIGEKELSDLEAMLARRVDSLAEFIGTKLEQGEWDQAYVLTDHGFVLLPDNASPEKISRPMETSDSGRRWIAGEDVDEDSPGVLLDSSTRLGYLDANVSVLANPLKRFKKQGLGDARFYHGGLLPQEFVLDFISITQG
- the pglX gene encoding BREX-5 system adenine-specific DNA-methyltransferase PglX, whose product is MDGQSTQPRKAQLDKEEREHLEDIVTEMRDRVEANVRYQLEDEHGLDEKPGDDASLSEEQEDLVEAIELEAVDGNDWDDGYEQYITSVGYTIVNRLAALRCMEVRDFIDDEVTAFRDDGLTPAADRLVTEEFMLEEEAVLEAYRNACDDLAEEIDILFDRSTAYSQIDPDDDTFEDLCEMLDEVPDEVWRADDVLGWVYEYYNVDLLEDLRRKGNYEGLEPEEVPPANQFYTPHWVVRMLTDNSLGKLYLEDTGELQDVIDTQDSLTLDERKNRTLSPDESPNIADFCTYLVPSEEEGEPPEFDSPKDIRVIDPACGSGHFLLYAFDILERIWRTERPEMDFSKIPEKILRYNLYGVDLDLRACQLTSFSLYLKARTRSEAEGKDNFQVPQMGIVCADSKIADIESAEEVFEDVAGEQPKVREALHTVLEAFEDIHGLGSLLDVRGTLAEQFEGGKQLTLNESFDIDHSLSDFLQSLQDSISEYQEEDSFLAQDLKSFIRLLEILSLDYDVSLMNPPYGSKNRMPDVVQDYVETRYEYTAEYYLNFFEVCDGITKQNGRIGMLVPWSFMFRQRFRDFREDFIGEKGEFDFLAEFGYGILDNATVGTVGTVIQTGTSSSDRDGTFLRLHDIEPKEKEEKFLEILSETEGSVKRIFNVDLDEFSIVPRNPICYSIPREVRNLHKTESKIDAKQAGIDGTSICTAIPGLQTSNDARFSRFHWEVEDFRTYIPISKGGENVWLTPKVVETVEWGENGTILKRSGKSIRTRNEEMYGKPGLTWNYIKRTGRRFGYFPGGLFSNVGFMLFPLEEMSLWKLMAVINSNLYHCLMLSQTTERTWNAGDIGSLPWPDKVDELEGLEDLSKEQYKIKIQQRSNDPTSPFYRGPDLLPSSDREFLYQHPHIDEITSLLDVDTPSLSYDQSISDLVRESEKRDLKRRHRLENLADQIDNTIYNELGISEETRDDIYTEIFLRTAEDPEDREVADPNTITGVPEHADEKVKQLVHHFALKVLQEVNDGIVPIESTNGEKTLLEHIVTQFQNTYGEYAEDRLVEVDEMLGTETAAEENYPNLRSFINDDLFEYHVDTMEHTPVLWKISTKRLLADAKGEGFACFVDFHQLDAGLFDRLSNKYLEPRKAELRERRSAANRRQNDESLSTSERAEATEEFEFCSSALEQIAELEEVMQELGSTSERDFDEDDRGLVEELAPKVATFREETADRIETLTELRERNGEEWFQDTFSDNFWDAIDEWRNEWLGALNELEHACEEYAKPSDEPVEAHLADLFDYFNWRLKGTDHYSSTGILFMTYYFEREGADLLNEDGVPFENLTDEEWMLASLATGVDDASVIDDEYLQQIADDEDVDVVDELPPLAEFKALAEEIDDRCQTVDKQIPSDWSDRALSEITTAGYQPVHKHGVAINITPLAEKDIVPEVVEDKVL